The Streptomyces sp. NBC_01463 DNA window GTGGTGGCCGTGACCAAGGGGCTTGAGGGACATATGACTGTGCAGCCGGGTGCGGGAGCGCCGGAGTACGGCGCCGTCGCGCTGCCGGAGATAGCCGTGGAATGGCCGCAGGGGCTGGCGCCGACGTTGCGCGACAGCGTCGTCGAGGCCCAGAGCCTGGAGGGGGCCGGCCTCGTCGACGCCCTGCCCGGGCTCTGGCCGGTCGTGGACGCGGCGCTGGACCTGACAGGGCCCGGGAGCCTGGTCGCCGAATCCGTACGCCATGACGCGTACGAGGGCTGGCAGGTGGCGGCGCTCCCGCGGTACGACCTCGACGGGAAGGTCCGGCCGCGCGAGCGGCGGGACACCCCGCAGCACGGGGCGCCGCAGCTCAGGGACCGCCGGGCGCTGGTCAGGGCGCTGGTGGGAGCTGTCGCCGAGCGGCCCTGCCTGGACCTCAGGGACGCGCTCCAGATGCTCGACGTGTTCGCCGGCACCTTCCCGCTCGGGCTGGACGCGGTGTGCCGCCGGCTGCTCGGGCACGAGCTGAGACAGGGGGTCGCGGCAGGCCTCGCCCCGTTGCACGAGGCACTGGGCCGGAGGGCGCCCGAGGGGGTGTCCGCGCTCTGCTTCCGGGAGAGCGCGGTCGGCTCGCGCAAGGCGAAGGGCGATCCGGCCACCGACAACGAGGACACCGCCGGGGCGTGGACCGGGCCGAGCGGGATCATGCGGTGTGCGGTCTTCGACGGTGTGACCGGTGACGGCGACGGCTCGGGCGGCATCGCGGCGCGGGCCGCGCTGGACCAAGTGCTGCGGCGGTGGCGGCTGGAGGAAGAGTCGAGGCGGCCTTCCGTAGCGGAGGCGACCGAGGGACGGTTTGGCGGCGGGGCAGGGCTTGCGGGACGGGAGAGTTCCGAGTGGCGTTCGGCTCCGGTGGCGGGGAGCACGGAGGAGTGGCCGCGCGCGGATGAGGCGGGGTCTGCGGTGGAGGGCCGTGAGGGGTGGTCGCACGCCGGGGAACCGCGAACGGCTGGTGGGCGGCCTTTCGGCGGGGCGGGGTCGGCGCGGGAGAGTTCCGAGTGGCGTCCTGGTCCGGCGGCGGAGGGCCGTGAGGAGTGGCCGCGCGCGGATGACGCGGAGTCTGCGCGGGAGGGTTCCGAATGGCATCCCAGTCCGGTGGCGGAGAGCCGTGAGGAGTGGCCGCGCGCGGGCGGATCCGTGTCTGCGGGGGCGGATGATCCGGACGAGTGGCCGTCCGGTGGGGGGCCAGGGGCGTCCGGTTGGCCGCATTCCGGCGGGGCGGAGTCCGCGGCGCGGGAGGACGCGCAGTGGTCCGCCGGGGCAGGGCCCGCGCTGGTGGCGGGGCGACCCGGACCGGGCGGTGAGCCGGGCGGCGGCGGTGGCGAGGTCCCGCTCGGGCCCGGCGAGCTGATCGCCGAACTGGACGCGGCCGTGGGCCGGGCCACCGGGGTCGGCAGCGCGGCCGCCGTCCTGGCCACCGTGCACCCCGACGGCACGGCCTCCGTCGTCTCGGTGGGCGACGCCGAGGCGTGGCTGATCCGGCCCCTGCGCCCGTCCGCCGCAGAGAACCCGTACGCGGCATGGAAGCTGACGCCCGCCCACACCGGTTTCGCGGAACGGCTCAGGGTGACGGCGGATGCCGAGGGCGAGGAGTCGCAGCTCGTCTCCTTCCTCGGCGGCGGCGCGGCCCGCTGGGCGCACCGCACGTTCCGGGTGGCTCCGGGGGACCTGCTGCTGCTCGCCTCGGACGGTGCGACCGAGGCGGAGCGGGACCGGTGGTTTGGCTCCGTGCTCGCGGATCTGACGGCACAGCTCGACGTGTCCGGACGGCCGACCGCGCCCGCACTGGCCGCCGCGCTGGTGCAACGCGCCGAGGCTCTGGGCGGCTGGGACAACGCGACCGCGCTGGTGTGCGCGATGGGGGAGGCGCAGGACCGATGACCGAGGACATCAAGATCACGGCGGACCGTCAGGAGGTGCACCTCGGCGAGGTGTTCACGCTGCTGATCGCCCCGCGTGAGCTGGGCCGAGGCGACCGCGTCGCCGAGGGGGTCGCCTATGTCATCGCCGTCGACGACAGCTACTCCATGGAGATCAGGGCCGATTCGAGCTCCGACGAGTTCGCGGACCCGGCCGACCCCGACGACCCGAGCCGCAAGCAGGTCGCCGAGGCGGGGGTGCGGGAGCTCGTGGCCGCACTGCCCCACGGCGCGCACGTGGACGTGCTGACGTTCGCCCAGAACGCCGGAGTCCGCTTCTCCGGCACCGCGGGGGAGCTGCGGCGCCGCGGCAGATGGAACGGGAACATCGACGAGGAACGCCGGTGGACCAACATCGAGGGCGCGCTGCGGCGCGCGTACGAACGGCTCGCCGGGCAGCGGGCCGCCTCGCGCCGCGTCGTCCTCTTCAGCGACGGCATTCCCAACTTCGGCGAGACCGACCCCGGCCGGCTCGCCGCACTCGCCGCCGACGCCGCCGGCCGTGAGCTGCACACCGACGTGATCGGGATCGGCGCGGGCGCCGACTTCGGTCTCCTCGAACGGCTCGCCCCGACGGGTCTGCCCGAGCACGTCGCCTCGCGCACGGGCGCGGCCGAGGCGATGAAGCAGATCACCGCCAGGTTCGCGGCCTACGGCAGGGACGTGGTCGCGGGCAGCGGCGAGCTGGCGGTGGAGATCAACCCGAGCTTCCAGGTGCTCGGCGTCTACCAGCTGGATCCGACCCGGCGCCGGATCGAGGGTGCGGTCTCCGAGGGCGGCGGGCGGCGGCCCAGCCAGGTGCGGCTGAAGCTCGGCGCGATCGGCTCGGGTGAGGAGGGGCAGCCGCTGTACGCGCTGCGGCTGCGGGCGCCCGAGCGGATCAGCGCCGGGCCGATCCCCGTACTGAAGGCCACCGGATCCATCGGGACGGGAGCGGACGCCCGGCCGCTCACCCCCGCCCAGATCGCGCTGCGTACGGTCGACAACCCCTTGTCGCCGATCCTGCAGCCCGACCTCAGCCGGCAGATCGACGCCATCGAGCTGGACCGGGAGATCACGGGCCGGATCGCCGCCGCCGGCTCGAAGGCCGAACGGGAGCGGATCTACCAGGAGGGCGTGGAGCGCGCCCGGAGCATCCCCGACCCGGACCTGGCCGCCGCCTACCAGCGGGCCGGCGGGGGCCTGCGGGAGGGCCTCGACCCCAAGGACGTGGCGAACGAGGCGCGGGCGGCGTCCAGCCGCAGCTCCACCAAGTCCAAGCGGGACTGGTTCCAGCAGATCCCGGTGGAGTCGCCGGACGAGATCAGGGCGCGGCGCAGGCGCCAGAGCCTCGACGACGATGACGACGACGAGTACGGCGAGTACGGGACCGACGCCCCGGCCTACGGGGGCGGCAGCGGTACGTACGGCAGTGGCAGCGGTACGTACGGCAGTGGCGCGTACGGGAGCGGAGGAACGGGGTACGGCGGCCCGCCCGCCCTGCCCGGCGGGACCACCGAACCGCCGCCCGGCCGGGGGCCGCGGTGAGCGTGCCCGGCGTCATCATCGACGCCTCGAACGTGGCGGCGACCCGGAAGCGGCCCTGGCCCTTCTCCCGGGTCGTCGGGGTGCGGGACGCGTGGCTGAGCAAGTACCCGGGCGCCCAGGCCATCGCGGTGCTCGACGCCACCGTCCGGCCCTTCCTGGACGAACAGCACCTGGTCAGGCAGGCGGAGCGCGAGCAGTGGCTGGAGGTGCACCAGGGCGACGCGGACGACCGGATCCTGGCGCTCGCCGCGCAGTTCGGGGCCGCCGTCGTCTCCAGCGACAACTTCCGCTTCGCCCGCCGGGAGCACGCCTGGCTCCAGGGCAACAACTCCCGGGTGTGGTCGGTCCGCAGGGTCGAGGGGAAAGTCATCTTCAGCCTGCGCCACCTGGGGATCGCCACCGACGCGGAGATCGAGCGCGACCGGCTCCACAAGCTCGACAAGGCCGGGCTGCTGCGGGAGGACGCCGAGGAACGCTTCCGCTGCACCGATCCG harbors:
- a CDS encoding SpoIIE family protein phosphatase, producing MTVQPGAGAPEYGAVALPEIAVEWPQGLAPTLRDSVVEAQSLEGAGLVDALPGLWPVVDAALDLTGPGSLVAESVRHDAYEGWQVAALPRYDLDGKVRPRERRDTPQHGAPQLRDRRALVRALVGAVAERPCLDLRDALQMLDVFAGTFPLGLDAVCRRLLGHELRQGVAAGLAPLHEALGRRAPEGVSALCFRESAVGSRKAKGDPATDNEDTAGAWTGPSGIMRCAVFDGVTGDGDGSGGIAARAALDQVLRRWRLEEESRRPSVAEATEGRFGGGAGLAGRESSEWRSAPVAGSTEEWPRADEAGSAVEGREGWSHAGEPRTAGGRPFGGAGSARESSEWRPGPAAEGREEWPRADDAESAREGSEWHPSPVAESREEWPRAGGSVSAGADDPDEWPSGGGPGASGWPHSGGAESAAREDAQWSAGAGPALVAGRPGPGGEPGGGGGEVPLGPGELIAELDAAVGRATGVGSAAAVLATVHPDGTASVVSVGDAEAWLIRPLRPSAAENPYAAWKLTPAHTGFAERLRVTADAEGEESQLVSFLGGGAARWAHRTFRVAPGDLLLLASDGATEAERDRWFGSVLADLTAQLDVSGRPTAPALAAALVQRAEALGGWDNATALVCAMGEAQDR
- a CDS encoding VWA domain-containing protein, which encodes MTEDIKITADRQEVHLGEVFTLLIAPRELGRGDRVAEGVAYVIAVDDSYSMEIRADSSSDEFADPADPDDPSRKQVAEAGVRELVAALPHGAHVDVLTFAQNAGVRFSGTAGELRRRGRWNGNIDEERRWTNIEGALRRAYERLAGQRAASRRVVLFSDGIPNFGETDPGRLAALAADAAGRELHTDVIGIGAGADFGLLERLAPTGLPEHVASRTGAAEAMKQITARFAAYGRDVVAGSGELAVEINPSFQVLGVYQLDPTRRRIEGAVSEGGGRRPSQVRLKLGAIGSGEEGQPLYALRLRAPERISAGPIPVLKATGSIGTGADARPLTPAQIALRTVDNPLSPILQPDLSRQIDAIELDREITGRIAAAGSKAERERIYQEGVERARSIPDPDLAAAYQRAGGGLREGLDPKDVANEARAASSRSSTKSKRDWFQQIPVESPDEIRARRRRQSLDDDDDDEYGEYGTDAPAYGGGSGTYGSGSGTYGSGAYGSGGTGYGGPPALPGGTTEPPPGRGPR